The following are from one region of the Candidatus Edwardsbacteria bacterium genome:
- a CDS encoding tetratricopeptide repeat protein, with translation MRRFKNQTFMLIVAAVIISLGVVGCNQYISGAKVRLQEDPPNYDAAILTLNEGLEYAPKDPEMHGLLAYCYVQTKKYKEAGKSYASAIEYSSTQKDSLQKAWDDNWNDLFNLSGVYLKKSVSGSKDSAAFNIEKSLEQINFAIDLVPNKVENFIRKGLLFRYMGKTKESEDLFARAIAIDPNNPDAYYQVGRSAMESQNWDEAIKNLVKATQLKKDNDQWFYWLGVVHMYKRDYPQAQKAFATAGALKADEKNTWFNLGQAYYFEGSDVKKAIEPLEKVIALDNTDVEALSLLGSVAMHASVVDYDKAIVAYTRALEIKPESQEYKNYLEYAKKQKEASQAPAKPKKKRR, from the coding sequence ATGCGCAGATTTAAAAACCAAACATTTATGCTTATAGTAGCTGCTGTGATCATCAGCCTGGGAGTGGTGGGATGCAACCAGTATATCAGCGGGGCCAAGGTCCGCCTGCAGGAGGATCCGCCCAACTATGATGCGGCCATACTGACCCTGAATGAGGGTCTGGAATACGCCCCCAAGGACCCTGAGATGCATGGCCTGTTGGCCTATTGCTATGTCCAGACCAAAAAATACAAGGAGGCCGGGAAATCTTACGCCAGCGCCATTGAGTACAGCTCCACCCAGAAGGATTCCCTGCAGAAGGCCTGGGACGATAATTGGAACGATTTATTCAACCTTTCGGGAGTGTACCTTAAAAAATCGGTATCAGGGAGCAAGGATTCTGCAGCATTCAATATTGAGAAATCTTTGGAACAAATAAATTTTGCCATAGACCTGGTTCCCAATAAGGTGGAAAACTTCATTAGAAAAGGGCTTCTTTTCCGATATATGGGCAAGACCAAGGAATCGGAAGACTTGTTTGCCAGGGCCATAGCCATAGATCCCAATAATCCGGATGCCTATTATCAAGTCGGCCGTTCAGCAATGGAGTCTCAGAACTGGGACGAAGCTATTAAGAATTTAGTAAAAGCCACTCAACTAAAAAAGGATAATGATCAGTGGTTTTATTGGCTGGGAGTGGTCCATATGTATAAAAGGGATTACCCCCAGGCCCAGAAAGCATTTGCTACTGCCGGGGCGTTAAAGGCGGATGAGAAGAATACCTGGTTCAATCTGGGCCAGGCCTATTACTTCGAAGGCAGCGACGTAAAAAAGGCCATTGAGCCATTGGAAAAAGTTATAGCCCTTGATAACACCGATGTTGAGGCTTTAAGCCTTCTGGGTTCGGTTGCCATGCATGCGTCAGTTGTCGATTACGATAAAGCCATAGTTGCTTATACCAGGGCCTTGGAAATTAAACCGGAATCCCAGGAATATAAGAATTACCTGGAATATGCCAAAAAGCAGAAGGAGGCCTCTCAGGCTCCGGCCAAGCCCAAGAAGAAGAGAAGGTAA